A single region of the Penaeus monodon isolate SGIC_2016 chromosome 18, NSTDA_Pmon_1, whole genome shotgun sequence genome encodes:
- the LOC119584286 gene encoding xylose isomerase-like: MNKYFPGISRIEYRPDAGPEDTLVYRHYNPHETVHGRTMEEWLKFSVCYFNTFRYCGSDDHYGERAHQRTWDDGSRSLDNYKRRMMAAFEFFYKLNIKYYSVSDRDMAPEGDSYDETNRYLDEMVTLACDLQRQTGMRPLYYSADLFSHPRYMNGAGANPDAHVFAYACAQVKRAMDAAKRLDAENFVFFNPRDGYQSVLQRQFFRDMSHMAQLYRMAVQYKDKIGFRGQLLIQPKPADPRRHQYEADAMATMYMLRHFNLDKQYKLYIKPAFSRLMGRTYEHDVYMAAAFNMLGCVDASDSFPEFSGTSDTCAQDIRDATFVMKCVLEQGGLQQGGFSLGGRVRRESVEPRDLFHGHILAMDTFARALRNAARMISDGFFARSLQQRYTTYKSGYGERVEQSSMSFEECEDYVRKCGEPQPQSTRWEHFENMFNYYVYPPRQ; encoded by the exons ATGAACAAGTACTTCCCTGGAATCAGCCGCATCGAGTACAGGCCCGATGCCGGCCCGGAGGATACTCTCGTCTACCGCCACTACAACCCACACGAGACCGTCCATGGGCGCACCATGGAGGAGTGGCTCAAATTTTCCGTCTGCTACTTCAACACCTTCAG GTACTGTGGCTCAGACGACCACTACGGCGAGCGCGCCCACCAGAGGACGTGGGACGACGGCTCTCGGTCCCTCGACAACTACAAGCGCCGGATGATGGCTGCTTTCGAGTTCTTCTACAAACTCAACATCAAGTACTACTCG GTAAGCGACCGCGACATGGCCCCCGAGGGAGACAGTTACGACGAGACCAACCGGTACCTTGACGAGATGGTGACCCTGGCGTGTGACCTCCAGCGACAGACGGGGATGCGGCCCCTCTACTACAGCGCCGACCTGTTCAGCCACCCCCGCTACATGAACGGCGCCGGCGCCAACCCCGACGCCCACGTGTTCGCTTACGCCTGCGCCCAGGTCAAGCGAGCCATGGACGCCGCCAAGCGTCTGGACGCCGAGAACTTCGTCTTCTTCAATCCTCGCGACGGCTACCAGAGCGTCCTCCAGAGGCAGTTCTTCCGCGACATGTCTCACATGGCGCAGCTGTACCGCATGGCAGTCCAGTATAAGGACAAGATCGGCTTCCGCGGCCAGCTGCTGATCCAGCCCAAGCCAGCTGACCCTCGCCGCCACCAGTACGAGGCCGACGCCATGGCCACCATGTACATGCTGCGCCACTTCAACCTGGACAAGCAGTACAAGCTCTACATCAAGCCCGCTTTCTCACGCCTCATGGGCCGCACCTACGAGCACGACGTCTACATGGCTGCTGCTTTCAACATGCTGGGATGCGTCGACGCCTCTGACAGCTTCCCAGAGTTCAGCGGAACGTCTGACACTTGCGCCCAAGACATTCGCGACGCCACATTCGTCATGAAATGTGTCCTTGAACAG GGAGGTCTCCAGCAGGGTGGCTTCTCCCTGGGCGGCCGCGTGCGCCGCGAGTCCGTCGAGCCTCGTGACCTGTTCCACGGCCACATCCTCGCCATGGACACCTTCGCCCGCGCCCTCAGGAACGCCGCCCGCATGATCTCAGACGGATTCTTCGCTCGCAGCCTCCAGCAG CGCTACACAACCTACAAGTCTGGCTATGGCGAGCGCGTCGAACAGTCCTCCATGAGCTTCGAGGAGTGCGAGGACTACGTGCGCAAGTGCGGCGAGCCTCAGCCTCAGTCCACGCGCTGGGAACACTTCGAGAACATGTTCAACTACTACGTGTATCCGCCACGCCAGTAG
- the LOC119584634 gene encoding basic-leucine zipper transcription factor A-like — translation MLSSSSKTTTLEVFSPATTPGATQGDDLPLTSTTQLPPAGYQVRYRVARPPPPPHPPLPLQKVECQTSIDDLERVSLSGRDVSGNQPLLSTQEGSGFPVSVAPASKISGLTHQKERFLAQNGGLYWQKYGDDSPYYYTPIPQTTYAPNDSPAFGHPGSPPDVCPTPPKHQQQQQQQPEQLRQEEMHQQKEQGLQRGSSQTDDQVSLASYNSSNSNQTARVVSPANSQMALQAENVLLQRQSSLPEQPAQPQHRPRHHNHHHHQQQPKQPLQQQPVPYYSWSPQGQQSRESQQGQGMQQQQIGARPCVQQPDLYSMFPDRPGLELGYATVGPRGSRSTPMKFSTLQRSRPSSSSSSSTPVSASHVISPLDLQGAPSHRHASHEYANTHYATATAAAHAPDAHYASTLTRDGQNGHKLTRRPSYDQAPHAHAGQEDSGSSGYGGSPRQEMGPGKGGPHVTTPPVTSPGAGGLPRSSTDASTPANGSTSTLRRQRSQLDADKKAVADTSQAPAREVINGGGGGKYS, via the exons ATGTTGT CGTCGTCCAGTAAAACAACGACCCTGGAGGTGTTTTCCCCAGCCACGACCCCCGGAGCCACTCAGGGGGACGACCTGCCTCTGACCTCCACGACCCAGCTCCCCCCTGCCGGATACCAGGTCAGat ACCGAGTCGctcgaccgccccccccccctcacccaccgcTTCCCTTGCAGAAGGTCGAGTGCCAGACGAGCATCGACGACCTGGAGCGGGTGAGCTTGAGCGGGCGGGACGTAAGCGGAAACCAGCCCCTTCTGAGCACCCAGGAGGGCAGCGGCTTCCCCGTCAGCGTCGCCCCGGCCTCCAAGATCAGCGGCCTGACCCACCAGAAGGAGCGGTTCCTCGCCCAGAACGGCGGCCTCTACTGGCAGAAGTACGGCGACGACTCTCCGTACTACTACACCCCGATCCCGCAGACCACCTACGCGCCCAACGACTCTCCCGCCTTTGGCCACCCGGGCAGCCCCCCGGACGTGTGCCCGACGCCGCCCaagcaccagcagcagcagcaacaacaacccGAGCAGCTGCGGCAAGAGGAGATGCACCAGCAGAAAGAGCAGGGCCTTCAGCGGGGTTCCAGCCAGACCGACGACCAGGTGTCCCTCGCGTCCTACAACAGCAGCAACTCCAACCAGACAGCTCGGGTCGTGTCTCCCGCCAACAGCCAGATGGCCCTTCAGGCGGAAAACGTCTTGCTGCAGAGACAGTCGAGTCTTCCTGAACAGCCAGCTCAGCCTCAGCATCGGCCGCggcaccacaaccaccaccatcaccagcaGCAGCCGAAGCAGCCATTGCAGCAGCAGCCTGTTCCGTATTACTCGTGGAGCCCTCAGGGACAGCAGAGCCGCGAGAGTCAGCAAGGCCAAGGCATGCAGCAGCAGCAGATTGGAGCCCGGCCGTGCGTGCAGCAGCCTGACCTCTACAGCATGTTTCCAGACCGCCCAG GACTTGAACTCGGCTACGCCACCGTGGGCCCTCGAGGCTCCCGCTCAACCCCCATGAAGTTCTCGACCCTGCAGCGCTCGaggccgtcctcctcctcctcctccagcacccCCGTCTCCGCCTCCCACGTTATATCTCCGCTCGACCTCCAGGGGGCGCCCTCGCACCGCCACGCCAGCCACGAGTATGCCAACACCCACtacgccaccgccaccgccgccgcccacGCCCCCGACGCCCACTACGCCTCGACGCTGACGCGGGACGGCCAGAACGGACACAAGCTGACCCGGAGGCCCAGCTACGACCAGGCGCCGCACGCCCACGCGGGCCAGGAGGACAGCGGCTCCTCGGGCTACGGAGGCAGCCCCCGCCAGGAGATGGGGCCGGGGAAGGGCGGCCCGCACGTCACCACGCCGCCTGTGACGAGCCCCGGGGCCGGAGGGCTGCCCCGCTCGTCGACGGACGCCTCGACGCCAGCGAACGGATCTACTTCGACGCTCCGCAGACAGAGATCTCAGCTCGACGCCGACAAGAAGGCGGTCGCCGACACGTCCCAGGCGCCGGCGCGCGAGGTCATCaacggcggcggaggcggcaaGTACAGCTAA